GCCCTCTTCTTCGAGTACGCGCAATGAATAGCGTACCTTGTGATGCTCGTAGCCGGTTTCATTCGACATCCTCACAATCCCAATGGGCTCGTTTGCGATGACCAGCCGCAGTACTTGGAGATGGCGGACCAGCATGTCTACCTCTTTTTCCATCCGATCGATCATATTGTGTGTTATCATGGAACGATGCATGTTAAGTGTTGTTCCCGAACTGACTCCTTCCTCTCACCTGGAGCAGTCCCAGTGGAATTCAAGACTCACTGAACCGTCGGCCGTAGGCTCCGTGTCGTCATCGGAAGCAACGACATGGTGTGGAGATGGAAATCGAACATCGTTCCCGTTCGCTACCAGTTTTATCTCATCACTTTCAGGGAGGATTCTCTTGGCTCTATGCACTGCCTCGACAATGTCCTGGGAATCTGCTGTGTTGGCCCTGCCGGCTTCGCTGTTGGTCCGTGCTGCCCTCGTTACTGGCTCAATATCGACATCCGCGCTCCGGTTCGAGAGGACGGCGTTGACAGCGACGCCAACCAAGATAATCAGCCCGCTAAAATAAAGCCACGTCAGCAGCACGAGAACACCCGCAATCGCACTACTCTCTGGTGATTTGAACTGTGTATATAGCCGGAATACTGACTCGAACGTGGTCAGTCCAACGGCGGTCACGAACACACCAGGCAGGATTTCTTTCAGTGTCACGTCGGTGTCCGGGAAAATGTAATACATTGGGACGAACGTGACTGCTAACCCGATGATGAGGACTACCGGACGGATGACGGTCGCAATCACTCCCGGATCGACGCTCGAGAGAATCGAATTGATTGCCAATCCTGCCACTAACGCAAGTCCAAATGTCAGAAACACCACTACCCCGTCGGTGAGCTGATCGGCGAAGGTATTCGCTGATCCCGTCTCGTAAATATCCGAAAACGCGGTGTCGAGCCCACGAAAAATCCGGAGGGTTCCCCATAGCAGCACTCCCAGCCCGAGGATCGAGAGTCCCGTGGATGTCCCGGCAGTTTCGAGTTGGCCGATGAGAATCCCACCAGTGCTTGGTGTGAGAACCCGTTTGGCAAACGAGATGAACGCCGTTTCGAGACTTCGGTCCCCCACAGTCGAGATGATCGTCAGCACTAATACCAACAGTGGCAGCATCGACACGAACGCGTGGTAGGCGATGCTGCCCGCCATGAACGTCACTTTCTCTGTGCGGAGTTCGTGCACGACTGCACGAAGAACGTCCATCGAACGGCCAAAACGGCTCATATCGAGTCGGTCAGCGAGTGACTGCATCATGGTTCCCGGCTTGTAGAACAGCCACAATAATACGACCGATTTCAACAGTGTGTCCGGCTGCTTCCGTGAAGTCTTCGAATCGGGCGATTAGCTTTAGAGCCGTCCTCTAAAAGGGTCCGGGAACCCTTTGCTTTGTGTTCGATGCAGTCAGTCGTCCATCGATCCCGGTGACTCGAAGCTATCGTCTGACTCGGTCTCCGAATCCTCGGCGACGTCCGACGCACTACTCCGCGCACTCGACATCCAGTCGTCGATGTTTGCGGCGACGTAGTCCTTGCTGCCCCAACCGACGCCGATGCCGACCGCGAGCGCGAGTGCCACTCCAAGCGCACCGAAAAAGGCTGTAACGACCGTGGTGAACAGCGTCGTCAGCACGTCCGTGTCGAATCCTACCGTATCCAACGCGATCGTGATCGTGATGTAGTAGACGAACAGCTTCACTGCGAGTCCCGCGAGAGTGGTCAGCCGGCTTGCATCGGTGCTGGCGACAATGCCTTCGAGGAGATCCGCAACGAAAACCCCCACAACCAGAACAAGCAGTCCACCGATCAACGCCGGGGCGAAGGCAGCGAACTCGTTCAACAGTTGCGAGAGCGCTGGAATTCCAAGGGTATCCGCCGCTGCCAGGAGCGCGAGGAAGTACACGACGTACTCAACGAGTTTCCCGACTGCGTTTCCAACCCCACCCGTGGAGGTGGTGACGCCTTCCAGGGGCGTGCCACGGGCGTAGCCATCGAGCCCGAACCCACTGACGATATTCGCGATAATATCGCCGAGGTTCCGCCCAATCACGAACCCGATCACCAGAATGATGACCGCTGAGAAGATAATAGGGAGGAACGCACCGATGTCCGAGAGCAGTTGCGAAAGGATTGCGATCCCGAGTACGTCTGCCGCAGCAAGGAACGCATAGAAGTAGACAATATA
This genomic interval from Halococcus sediminicola contains the following:
- a CDS encoding YihY/virulence factor BrkB family protein, yielding MSRFGRSMDVLRAVVHELRTEKVTFMAGSIAYHAFVSMLPLLVLVLTIISTVGDRSLETAFISFAKRVLTPSTGGILIGQLETAGTSTGLSILGLGVLLWGTLRIFRGLDTAFSDIYETGSANTFADQLTDGVVVFLTFGLALVAGLAINSILSSVDPGVIATVIRPVVLIIGLAVTFVPMYYIFPDTDVTLKEILPGVFVTAVGLTTFESVFRLYTQFKSPESSAIAGVLVLLTWLYFSGLIILVGVAVNAVLSNRSADVDIEPVTRAARTNSEAGRANTADSQDIVEAVHRAKRILPESDEIKLVANGNDVRFPSPHHVVASDDDTEPTADGSVSLEFHWDCSR
- a CDS encoding mechanosensitive ion channel family protein, with amino-acid sequence MASSIGTLIAYIVYFYAFLAAADVLGIAILSQLLSDIGAFLPIIFSAVIILVIGFVIGRNLGDIIANIVSGFGLDGYARGTPLEGVTTSTGGVGNAVGKLVEYVVYFLALLAAADTLGIPALSQLLNEFAAFAPALIGGLLVLVVGVFVADLLEGIVASTDASRLTTLAGLAVKLFVYYITITIALDTVGFDTDVLTTLFTTVVTAFFGALGVALALAVGIGVGWGSKDYVAANIDDWMSSARSSASDVAEDSETESDDSFESPGSMDD